In one Candidatus Methylomirabilis sp. genomic region, the following are encoded:
- the hisN gene encoding histidinol-phosphatase, giving the protein MIEKDQLRQLLDFAVEAAREAGEIVMKYFQTTLTPEQKPDRTFVTAADRNAEERLRALIRQAYPDHGILGEEFGEQQSSSDRTWIIDPLDGTASFLHGVPLFGVLLGLEVDGEVVLGVANFPALGELVSASKEMGCFWNGRRAAVSGVDDLKEALLLYTDGAGFEPHGRESTFRDLTAATRMHRSWGDCYGHILVATGRAEVMLDPVMNIWDCAALLPILLEAGGTFTDWQGRPTIRGGNAISTNGRLFDQVMQVVKKRN; this is encoded by the coding sequence CGAAAAAGACCAACTCCGGCAGCTCCTGGACTTCGCGGTCGAGGCAGCCCGGGAGGCCGGGGAGATCGTCATGAAATATTTCCAGACCACTCTGACGCCGGAGCAGAAGCCGGACCGCACCTTTGTGACAGCGGCCGATCGTAACGCCGAGGAGAGGCTCCGGGCGCTCATCCGACAGGCCTACCCGGACCACGGCATTCTTGGGGAAGAGTTCGGCGAGCAGCAGAGCAGTTCCGACCGGACCTGGATCATCGACCCGCTTGACGGAACCGCCTCTTTCCTCCACGGCGTTCCACTCTTCGGCGTCCTGCTCGGATTAGAGGTCGATGGAGAGGTCGTCCTTGGGGTGGCGAACTTTCCCGCGCTGGGCGAGTTGGTCTCCGCCAGCAAGGAAATGGGCTGCTTCTGGAACGGACGACGCGCCGCTGTCTCCGGCGTAGACGACCTGAAGGAGGCGTTGCTGCTCTACACCGACGGCGCCGGTTTCGAGCCACATGGGCGGGAGTCGACCTTCCGAGATCTCACCGCCGCCACCCGGATGCACCGAAGTTGGGGCGATTGCTATGGACACATTCTGGTCGCAACGGGGCGTGCGGAGGTGATGCTCGATCCTGTGATGAACATCTGGGACTGCGCGGCGCTACTGCCGATTCTGCTGGAGGCGGGCGGGACCTTTACGGATTGGCAGGGACGGCCGACCATCCGGGGGGGGAACGCCATCTCAACCAACGGCCGGCTGTTCGACCAGGTAATGCAGGTTGTCAAGAAGAGGAACTAA
- a CDS encoding YtxH domain-containing protein gives MSEERGCAPASVALAFIVGGVLGASLALLFAPDGGRQTRTRLRDLATDVKDRSTDLVDDVRDRVEDVFGVGKEVFEEKKAILTAAYQAGKEAMERERDKLQER, from the coding sequence ATGAGCGAAGAACGGGGATGTGCTCCTGCATCTGTTGCCCTCGCGTTTATCGTTGGCGGTGTGCTTGGGGCGAGCCTGGCGCTGCTATTCGCTCCGGATGGAGGCCGACAAACTCGCACTCGCCTCAGAGACCTCGCGACAGACGTCAAGGATCGAAGCACCGATCTCGTGGATGACGTCAGGGATCGGGTCGAGGATGTGTTCGGGGTAGGCAAGGAAGTTTTTGAAGAGAAAAAGGCAATTCTCACCGCCGCCTACCAGGCCGGCAAGGAGGCGATGGAGAGAGAGCGAGACAAGCTACAGGAGAGATAA
- a CDS encoding DUF948 domain-containing protein — protein sequence MPTTEYALWAIVVLFLLLVCAMIPALVQIRRTARQAEDFLRLLELELRPTLIELKEVIGSLNRASDQVAGGLKKMDGTLEAIAEVGQTVRDVNQLAQHIVFPKLITGAALMTGLRVGLRTLLVRLVGGR from the coding sequence ATGCCCACGACAGAGTATGCTTTATGGGCCATTGTGGTCCTATTCTTGCTCTTGGTGTGTGCCATGATCCCTGCGCTTGTGCAGATTCGGCGGACCGCCAGGCAGGCAGAGGATTTTCTCAGGCTGCTTGAACTTGAATTACGACCTACGTTGATTGAGCTGAAAGAAGTTATTGGAAGCCTCAACCGCGCCTCTGACCAGGTGGCTGGCGGATTGAAAAAAATGGACGGGACGCTTGAGGCGATTGCTGAGGTGGGGCAGACAGTGCGAGATGTGAATCAACTGGCGCAGCACATCGTCTTTCCAAAGCTGATCACTGGCGCTGCCCTTATGACCGGCCTTCGGGTTGGCCTGCGAACCCTGCTTGTACGACTCGTGGGAGGGAGGTGA
- a CDS encoding type II toxin-antitoxin system PemK/MazF family toxin, with product MVISQGEIWWADLPAPTGSGPGFRRPVVVVQGDALNRSRIATVVCVPLTSNVKWAKAPGNALLTSCLTGLPNDSVVNVSQVVTLDKALLTECAGKLPRVQLELVLAGIDVVLGR from the coding sequence GTGGTAATCTCACAGGGAGAGATCTGGTGGGCCGATCTCCCTGCGCCGACAGGATCCGGGCCAGGGTTTCGCAGGCCGGTTGTGGTCGTACAAGGAGACGCGCTGAATCGAAGCCGTATCGCAACGGTGGTGTGCGTGCCGCTGACCAGCAATGTGAAGTGGGCGAAAGCTCCCGGCAACGCCTTGCTTACTTCGTGCTTGACCGGACTCCCCAATGATTCGGTTGTCAACGTCTCACAGGTCGTAACGCTGGACAAAGCGCTACTGACCGAGTGCGCCGGAAAGCTACCTCGGGTACAACTTGAACTGGTGCTCGCAGGAATCGATGTTGTACTTGGTCGCTGA